In Melanotaenia boesemani isolate fMelBoe1 chromosome 16, fMelBoe1.pri, whole genome shotgun sequence, the following proteins share a genomic window:
- the pex13 gene encoding peroxisome biogenesis factor 13 — MDSQPPLKPWERRIPGAMSAPINYRSTDFVAAPGLSTPAGPPVLTRVAPPVPPRTVQQSYRPSYSSFTSSYSPYGSSIYGGYSPYSYGGGYGLGGYSRLPHTEEIAPSRFVQQAEESSRGAFQSIESIVQAFASVSMMLDATFSAVYNSFRAVLDVANHLTRLRAHLTRVLSAFALVRTLRYLYRRLQRLLGRASDADVEDLWADGTSDGLATTSSRGYGAGNEDQSVKSWPIFLFFAVVLGGPYLIWKLLSSSPNSEENATNWASGEDDHVVARAEYDFSAASEEEISLRAGDMLNLAPKDQQPRVRGWLLASVDGQTTGLVPANYVKVLGKRRGRKHAEMERLAQVQQGNTPASQTATAAQPQSTSAPGYPPDVPTASTSTSAEQLLESVYTKTPSSFSLGRSSSSTVLNIPEKTDL; from the exons ATGGATTCACAACCTCCTCTAAAACCATGGGAACGGCGGATTCCCGGAGCTATGAGTGCACCTATAAATTACAG GTCTACAGACTTTGTAGCAGCCCCAGGCCTCTCAACACCTGCTGGTCCGCCTGTCTTGACCAGGGTGGCTCCTCCAGTGCCTCCTCGCACCGTCCAGCAGTCCTACCGTCCATCCTACAGCTCTTTCACCTCGTCTTACAGCCCCTACGGGAGCTCCATCTACGGTGGCTACAGCCCCTATAGTTATGGTGGCGGCTATGGCCTGGGAGGGTACAGCCGCCTCCCTCACACAGAAGAAATTGCTCCCAGTCGGTTTGTGCAGCAGGCGGAGGAGAGCAGCCGTGGTGCCTTTCAGTCCATCGAGAGCATCGTCCAGGCATTTGCTTCCGTTAGCATGATGCTGGACGCCACCTTTTCAGCTGTGTATAACAGTTTCCGAGCTGTGCTGGATGTAGCCAACCATCTAACACGGCTCCGCGCTCACCTCACCAGAGTTTTGTCAGCATTTGCTCTAGTGCGCACACTACGTTACCTTTACCGACGGTTGCAGCGGCTGCTGGGGAGGGCATCGGATGCTGATGTTGAAGACCTGTGGGCTGACGGTACGAGTGATGGTCTGGCTACAACTTCATCCAGAGGGTATGGAGCAGGAAACGAGGATCAGAGTGTTAAGTCCTGGccaattttcctgttttttgctGTAGTCCTGGGTGGACCATATCTTATCTGGAAGCTGCTAAGCTCCAGTCCTAACTCTGAAGAAAATG CAACTAACTGGGCCAGTGGGGAGGATGACCATGTTGTGGCCAGAGCCGAGTATGatttttctgctgcttctgAGGAGGAGATTTCTCTGCGGGCTGGAGACATGCTTAACCTCGCTCCTAAAG ATCAACAGCCCCGGGTGCGCGGCTGGCTGCTGGCCAGCGTGGACGGTCAGACCACAGGACTTGTCCCAGCCAACTATGTGAAAGTCCTTGGCAAGCGAAGGGGCCGTAAGCACGCAGAGATGGAGAGGCTCGCTCAGGTCCAGCAAGGGAACACACCGGCCTCTCAAACAGCCACGGCTGCTCAACCACAGTCAACCTCAGCCCCAGGTTATCCCCCAGATGTCCCCAcagcctccacctccacctctgcagagcagctgcTGGAGTCCGTGTACACAAAAACTCCATCTTCCTTCAGTCTGGGAAGATCCAGCTCCAGCACAGTGCTAAACATCCCTGAAAAGACGGATCTGTGA
- the rel gene encoding proto-oncogene c-Rel → MDVLMPSMLDDDPHIMAEPAVQIFEQPKQRGMRFRYKCEGRSAGSIPGEKSSDNNRTYPSLQILNYSGKGKVRVYLVTKNEPYRPHPHDLVGKDCKDGFYEAEFGPDRRVIAFQNLGIQCVRRREVKDAIVQRITRGINPFNVSREQLLQTEEYDLNVVRLCIQVFLQDENGHYTRALNPIVTNPIYDNRAPNTAELRICRVNRNSGSVKGGDEIFLLCDKVQKDDIEVRFFSSDGWEARGSFSQADVHRQVAIVFKTPPYYNTSIIESVTVHMQLRRPSDQEVSEPMDFRYLPDDKDPYGYNEKKRKPDYLMKISGLKSRLALNRSKPVLQNTMGHLRRDASNMYLMQQQPNVFNQPCQSGLQGVITTPQGTGLQISNQWGNPNPALSMDTVTINPSGSMSNRPINGRQQQPNREVSYPSRVEHNSCESNALPQLSMRDLQYLDTDPQAPVMSQAESQLLFHQQHQRENLASETQAYLSNQNQGLQTMWPNFSTLNTVQNNFNGSVPGGGGGSQGLTPFPFLEEMEDNEFLKGLVGGPSQAGFRLKQEPHTVGPNSSSSLMLSPRENQGNTYINLLPRPTSNDTNINLTRQDGSRISQSFPNPYPNNSMASDGHFATVADWLKASQQND, encoded by the exons ATGGATG TTCTTATGCCCTCCATGCTAGACGATGATCCGCATATCA TGGCTGAGCCAGCTGTCCAGATTTTCGAGCAGCCCAAGCAGAGGGGGATGCGCTTCAGGTATAAGTGCGAAGGTCGTTCTGCAGGAAGCATCCCTGGCGAGAAGAGCTCCGACAACAACAGGACGTACCCCAGCTTGCAG ATCTTGAATTACAGCGGGAAGGGGAAGGTGCGCGTTTACTTGGTGACAAAAAATGAGCCATATCGTCCACATCCGCACGACTTGGTGGGGAAGGACTGCAAAGATGGATTCTATGAGGCAGAGTTTGGTCCAGACCGCAGAGTGATCGC TTTCCAGAATCTGGGCATCCAGTGCGTGAGGAGGAGGGAAGTGAAAGATGCTATCGTTCAGAGGATCACCAGAGGGATCAACCCCTTCAACG TTTCTCgggagcagctgctgcagacgGAGGAGTACGACTTAAATGTGGTCCGCCTTTGCATCCAGGTTTTTCTTCAGGATGAGAATGGCCACTACACCCGAGCGCTCAACCCGATCGTCACAAACCCCATCTACGATAACC GGGCTCCAAACACAGCAGAGCTGAGGATTTGTCGGGTCAACAGGAACAGTGGAAGCGTTAAAGGAGGGGATGAGATCTTCTTACTGTGTGACAAAGTACAAAAAG ATGACATTGAGGTCCGTTTCTTCTCCTCCGACGGCTGGGAGGCCAGAGGCTCCTTCTCCCAGGCGGATGTTCATCGCCAAGTGGCCATCGTGTTCAAGACCCCACCGTACTATAACACCTCCATCATAGAATCGGTCACCGTGCACATGCAGCTGCGCCGACCCTCCGATCAGGAAGTCAGTGAACCCATGGACTTCAGATACCTACCTGATGACAAAG ATCCTTACGGCTATAATGAGAAGAAACGCAAACCAGATTACCTGATGAAAATATCAGGATTGAAGA GTCGTCTGGCACTGAATCGGTCAAAGCCTGTCCTGCAGAATACTATGGGTCACTTGCGGAGAG ATGCAAGCAACATGTATCTGATGCAACAACAGCCCAATGTTTTCAATCAGCCCTGCCAATCAGGCCTTCAGGGTGTCATTACGACACCACAAGGTACCGGTTTACAAATCAGTAATCAATGGGGAAATCCCAACCCAGCCCTCTCAATGGACACAGTCACCATAAACCCATCTGGATCCATGAGCAATCGTCCAATAAATGGCAGGCAACAGCAGCCAAACCGCGAAGTTAGTTACCCCTCTAGAGTGGAGCACAACAGCTGTGAGAGCAACGCCCTCCCTCAGCTCTCCATGCGGGATCTGCAGTACTTGGATACAGATCCCCAGGCCCCTGTGATGAGCCAGGCAGAGTCCCAGCTGCTCTTCCACCAGCAGCATCAAAGGGAGAATCTTGCCTCTGAGACTCAGGCCTACTTGAGCAACCAGAATCAAGGTCTCCAAACCATGTGGCCCAACTTCAGTACACTCAATACAGTACAGAATAACTTTAATGGGTCAGTACCTGGAGGTGGAGGGGGGTCGCAGGGTCTTACGCCTTTTCCCTTTCTGGAAGAGATGGAAGACAATGAATTTCTGAAGGGCCTGGTTGGAGGACCGTCTCAGGCTGGCTTCCGGCTGAAGCAGGAGCCCCACACAGTTGGACCAAATAGTAGCTCCTCTCTCATGCTGTCCCCAAGAGAGAACCAAGGAAATACTTACATCAACTTGCTCCCTCGTCCCACAAGCAATGACACCAACATAAATCTCACGAGGCAAGATGGCAGCCGCATCTCGCAGTCCTTTCCAAATCCTTATCCAAACAACAGCATGGCCTCAGATGGCCATTTCGCCACGGTGGCTGACTGGCTCAAAGCTTCTCAGCAAAACGACTAA